The Bacillota bacterium sequence CTGAAGCAGGTGGGTTTACAGGAACTTCAAGAGAGCATGAGCCGGGCCCTAGGGCTGGCGGTTATGGTCGCGTACCCGGATGGGCGTGCGCTGACCGAGCCGTCCAACCTGTGTTCTTTCTGTGCCATGCTGGGCAGCAATCCGGAAGCGCGGGCCAGGTGTGTGGCTTCGCGTGAGGCCTCTGCGAGGGCTGCTGTGGCTGCGGGGGAGGAGGTTCTTCACGCGTGTCACGCCGGGCTGGTGCATCTGGCGGTTCCCCTGCGGGTGGCTGGGGAAACGGTAGCGGTGGTGCTGGGTGGCAATGTGGCATTGCAGCCGCTGGCGGAGGAGGCAGTGGTGCGGCTGGCCCGGGAGACGGGTATTGATGCGGAGAAGCTTCTTGAGGTGGCCGGGGCGGTGCCGGTGTGGACGCAAGAGCGGCTCAGGACGGTCATGGCGGTGGTGCAGAGGGTAACTGACACCGTGGCGCAGCTGCTCTATGCCAAGCAGGAACTGGGGAGAAAAGCGGACGAGCTTGCTGCTCTCTTTGAATTCAGCCAGACCGTTTCCGGGAGCCTCGAGGTGGCGGAAGTGGCCCGGCGGGCGCTGGGGGCGGTGCTGCGGTTGACCGGTGCCACCAGCGGGTCGGTGGTGATGCTTCCTGAGGCGGTGCCGGGGGTTGCGGCTGCCGAGGTGGCGGCCACCGTGGAGCCCTGTGACGAGTTCCGCGTGGTGCCGTCGGGCGAAGTGGTTGCCGCTGTTGAGCGAGAGACCCGTGCCGTTCACTTTAACAGCCGGCCGGGAGGTACGCCCGAAGAGCGGCGGCCGGCGGTGGCCTTACCCCTTATCGTTGGCGGTCAGGTGACGGGGGTGCTGACCATAGGGGGCAGGCCGGAAGGTGCCGGCTTCACTGAAGACGAGACTGTTTTTCTGACCACGCTGGGCACCAGCCTGGGGCTGGCGCTCGAGAATGCCCGCCTTTTCCGCGAGCTCAAGCTCAGGGCGGCCATGCTGGAATGGTTGATCGAAGTGGGGCGGGTGGTGTCGAGCAGCCTCGACGTGGATGTGGTCGTTGAGTCGGCCCTGGCCAGCGTCAGGGATGTGCTGGGGGCGGAGTGGTGTGTGCTGCGGTTGCTCGATGAGGAGACGGGCGAGCTGGTGCTGAAGGCGAGCGTGGGCATGGGTCCGGAGCTGCAGGCCAGGGCAGGCCGCGTGCGGCCCGAGGGTAGCCTGTTGGGCAAAGTGCTGGAGACGGGAGAGCCCGTGGTGGTGGAAGACCTGGCCGCCGGCGGATCGGACATGCATCTGCCGTACTACTCGGCCGAGATGCGGGCGGTAGCCGTGGTGCCGGTGCGGGGGGTCGGAAAGATTCTGGGCACATTGAAGGTTTATTCCCCCGTACCGCGGCGGTGGACTGAGGAAGAAGTGGGGTATCTGGGGATCGTCGCGAGCCAGACCGGGCTGGCTTTGGAGAACGCCCGCCTCTACTCGTCGCTGCGGGAATACTATCTGAGTGCGGTGCGGGCGCTGGCGGCGGCCCTGGAGGCCAAGGATGTTTACACGCGGGGTCATTCCCTGCGGGTGGCGCGGTGGGCGCGGGCGTGCGCGCGCGTGCTGGGGCTTGGTGCTGAGGAGCGGGAGCAGGTGTACCTGGCGGGGCTGTTGCATGATCTGGGCAAGATCGGTGTGCGCGAAGACATTCTGCTCAAGCCGGGGCGTCTGGACGAGGAAGAAATCAAGGAGATGCAGGGCCACCCGGTGGTGGGGGCTAAGATTTTAGAGCCGGCCAGGTTTCCGGCTGCGGTGGTTGCTGCCGTGCGGCACCACCACGAAGACTACGGTGGCGGTGGTTATCCCGCGGGGCTGGTGGGGGAGGAGATCCCCCTTCTGGCGCGGATCATCCGGGTGGCGGATGCCTACGATGCCATGACGTCGGCCAGGCCGTACCGGCAGGCTTTCGGTGCCCAGCAGGCCCGGGAGGAGCTGCGGCGGTGTGCGGGTCGGCAGTTTGACCCGCGGGTAGTTGAGGCGTTCCTGGGGATTCCGGCCGAAGAGATGGAAGATATTGCCGTGCGGGGGGGGGGGGGGGGGGGGTCCCGCAAGGTTGAGGGGGGGGCGTTTAATTTGTGGGGGTGGGAGCNNNNNNNNNNCCCCCCCCCCCGCCGCCCCCCCCCCCCACCCTCATAGTTCTGCTGGGCGAGATACTTTTCTCGCTGAGGCAGCCGCGTGGAGTGGCACAGAGAACCCAAAGAGGCCGGGAGTCGACCGCCGGGAACTCCGGCGGGTGAGCTGAGGGGTTGGTCCAGGGCAACGCAGGGCCGCGCGCAAGGGCAGGGATGCGCGCGTGGCGCAAAGAGGTGGGCAGGCAGCGGTTTTTCGCGCCGGGGCCGGCTGGCGTATTTGCTGACCTGTCCTTGCTGAAGGAACACCTGGAGCCGGCCAAGAAACAATTCGCAGACCGTCCGGTGAGCCGGGGCGTCGGGGTTGGGAAGTGCCTCGTGAGCTCTATAGCCACCGGGTCCGATCCCCGCGGCGGAGGTGTATTGCAGGAGGCGAGAACGTGGATGTCGGGGACCCGGTTGCCAGTTTGCAGCGGGCCGTGCAGGAGGCGGCTGCGGCCAGGGACGCCCTGGACAGGAAGGTAGAGGAGCTGGTGAGGGCCAGCCAGGCCCTGCACGGTGCCCTTGCTGCTCTCGCGGAGGCCTGGGAGGAGAGCGGTCCTTTGCCGGCCCGTCGCGCAAAGTGACCGGCCGCCGGCGCCGCGGAGCCTCCCGCGCCCGTCGTGGCGCTTCTCGAGGCAGCTCTCGATCTCTTGCTCGCGGTGCTCGGCTTGGATATGGGGGCTATCTGGCTCGCGCCCCACAGGGTCTCACGCGGCCTGCCGAAAGGAGCGATTCGGATCGGTGAAGCCGTGCGCGCTGCCGGCCTGACCATACCCTCTATCCAGGCGGTTCCCGACTGGGAAGCAGTGGGGGAAACCCACCCCGAACTGGCCCCGATCCGGGAGACCATGAGGCGCCTGGGCATTCGCGCCTCTATCGCCGTTTCCCTGGAGCACAAAGGGCGCGGGGGCGGGTTTGCCCTGGCGGCGCCGCGACCGCGTGCGTGGACCGTTATTCCCCGGGGTCGGCGAGTTCGGCCTTCTGGAGGTTTTTCGGAGGGTCTGGAAGACAGGCAAGCCGGAGCGCCATCCGGTTGCCCTGTACAGGGACGCCCGCCTGGAAGGCTGGCGGGAAAACTACGTCTACAAGCTCCCTTCCGGCGAGATCGTGGCCGTCTATGACGACGTCACCGAGCGCAGGAAAATGGAGGGGGAAATTCGCCGCCAGGCCGCCCGCACTGAGGCACTGGTGCGCACCGCCTCCCACCTCAACGCCCAGCTCGACCTGGTCCGCGTGCTGAAGGTGGTTTGCGAAGAGACCCGCGCCGCGCTTGATGTCCCTGTGGCGTCGTCATGTTGCACGACGACAAGCGTGACGTGCTCTACCTGGCCGCCGGCTCGGGCCTGCCACCGGGGTTTGCCGAGCGCATGAAGCCTCTCCCACGTGCGCTTCACGATGAGTACGTCCGCCAGATGGGCCCGGTGGTTGTGATTCCAGATCTCAGGGCCACTCCGGACCTCCCCATGGTGGAGCCGTGCTTCGATCACAACCTTCGCACCTGTGTGGGCGTCAGCATGCAACGGGACGGATACCTCGTTGGCGTTTTGGCCGTTGCCACCATTGGTGAAGTGCGCCGTTTCGCCGCAGACGAGCTGGCGCTGCTGCAAGGCCTGGCGGATCAGGCCGCCCAGGCCCTGGTGAACGCCCGGCTGTTTTCCGAGACGCGACGCCGCTTGAAGCTCGTGCAGGCCCTGCGCAACATCGACATGGCCATCACGGGCAGTCTCGACCTGCGCGTCACCTTCAGCGTCGCCCTGGACGAGATAACCGCGCAGCTGGACATGGACGCCGGTGCCATCCTGCTCCTCAACCTGCACACCCAGACGCTGGAATACGCTGCCTGGCGCGGCTTTCGCACGAGGGCTCTCGACCGGATCCGCCTGCGCCTGGGCGAGGGCTATGCCGGCCGCGCCGCCCTGGAACGACGCACCATTTACGTTCCCAACCTGCCCGAGGCAGGGCTCGAATCTGCTCAGGCCCCGCTCCTGGCCAGCGAGGGCTTCGTCCGCCGCAGCAGAAAGACAGCCGCCCGGGGGCAGTTACTTGCACGGGTTTGGGCAAGTGAAATGTTGGTCCAGGCATTGACAGGCGAGATGCCAGGTGGTGGGCCTTCATGTATGAGGTTGACCTCCCGACCGCAGGGGATGTGGAAGGGTCCGACTACAAACCATGGTGTCTGGGGAAAGCTCTGGGGCAAGCTGGGCCGGTCACCCGGCCCAGCACCTGTTTGCTGGGGGGATAAGCGGCCGTCATGGATTGCGGCACCTATGGCCTTCCAAAATACAACTTGCGCCCCCCGGCTCACGAGCCCTACAGGGAACATTCGTACCGGATCTTGATAGTGTTGTCAGAAAACCTGACGCAAGATGTTGACATTGCGGTCTGCTGTGACTAGAATTCGCATCAAAAGGAACATGGATCCGGGCCAAGTGCTGGTCCCGGGACGGGAGTGCGCCTAGGGTTCCGCGTCCCTGGCTAAATGGTGTA is a genomic window containing:
- a CDS encoding GAF domain-containing protein yields the protein MLHDDKRDVLYLAAGSGLPPGFAERMKPLPRALHDEYVRQMGPVVVIPDLRATPDLPMVEPCFDHNLRTCVGVSMQRDGYLVGVLAVATIGEVRRFAADELALLQGLADQAAQALVNARLFSETRRRLKLVQALRNIDMAITGSLDLRVTFSVALDEITAQLDMDAGAILLLNLHTQTLEYAAWRGFRTRALDRIRLRLGEGYAGRAALERRTIYVPNLPEAGLESAQAPLLASEGFVRRSRKTAARGQLLARVWASEMLVQALTGEMPGGGPSCMRLTSRPQGMWKGPTTNHGVWGKLWGKLGRSPGPAPVCWGDKRPSWIAAPMAFQNTTCAPRLTSPTGNIRTGS
- a CDS encoding HD domain-containing phosphohydrolase, yielding MAERRFAFYQELKQVGLQELQESMSRALGLAVMVAYPDGRALTEPSNLCSFCAMLGSNPEARARCVASREASARAAVAAGEEVLHACHAGLVHLAVPLRVAGETVAVVLGGNVALQPLAEEAVVRLARETGIDAEKLLEVAGAVPVWTQERLRTVMAVVQRVTDTVAQLLYAKQELGRKADELAALFEFSQTVSGSLEVAEVARRALGAVLRLTGATSGSVVMLPEAVPGVAAAEVAATVEPCDEFRVVPSGEVVAAVERETRAVHFNSRPGGTPEERRPAVALPLIVGGQVTGVLTIGGRPEGAGFTEDETVFLTTLGTSLGLALENARLFRELKLRAAMLEWLIEVGRVVSSSLDVDVVVESALASVRDVLGAEWCVLRLLDEETGELVLKASVGMGPELQARAGRVRPEGSLLGKVLETGEPVVVEDLAAGGSDMHLPYYSAEMRAVAVVPVRGVGKILGTLKVYSPVPRRWTEEEVGYLGIVASQTGLALENARLYSSLREYYLSAVRALAAALEAKDVYTRGHSLRVARWARACARVLGLGAEEREQVYLAGLLHDLGKIGVREDILLKPGRLDEEEIKEMQGHPVVGAKILEPARFPAAVVAAVRHHHEDYGGGGYPAGLVGEEIPLLARIIRVADAYDAMTSARPYRQAFGAQQAREELRRCAGRQFDPRVVEAFLGIPAEEMEDIAVRGGGGGGSRKVEGGAFNLWGWE